The Lolium rigidum isolate FL_2022 chromosome 1, APGP_CSIRO_Lrig_0.1, whole genome shotgun sequence region GGAATGTTGGATGTTGACACCACTGCAGATCATTTATTCCCAACTAAAATTTAAAAGGATTTAAATTGGAAACAAAATCCCGCAGATAGGCCACCAGCCATATCCCGGGTCCACGACCGACCAAGCAGAAGTAGTAGCAGCGCAGTACTAGTATGCCCCGCCCATCCACGGGTCCACGACGCTGCGCCATAGAACCGGTCCACCACCCCGCCAGTCTACTCCCAGCGCCGCCCATCTCGTCGCCGCCGATGGCAGAGAAGCCGGCGGGCCCCGCCTCCAGGTCGAGGATCCGAGGCGGGCTCGCCGCCTCCGCGCCCTCCTCCAGGTACCCCTTCCCTCGATCTGCATTTTCGGCGGGGTTCCGTTTGAATTTTGGGATTCCGGAGCTACTTGAGCTCTTCTTGACTTTCTCTCGACGTTTCTTGGTGCAGGAGGGTGGCGTCGATGGCGTACACCGCGGCCCCGAATCAGACCAAGAAGGTAATAAGGCCTCCTTGACCCCGCCTTAAATCTCCGGCGCCTTTTGTCCCGACCATTTCTTCAGCTTTTGGGAATAGTTTCTTTGTCTTGCTCGGTGGATGCTGGGTTCTTGTGTTCAAACTTTGAATCTCTCTTTGGTGCCAAGGAGTGTCGCATTGTCCTGTCTCCTGTCTCTGTGTGGGTGGCCACTCACTAACAGTGCTTTGGCGAattgaagaggggaatcatccgtaAATAGTGCCCATTCCACTTGCCAAAAATACATGCTTGTTACTAGTTTACTACTAGTTGTTTACTGCTGCTGTACTGCTGGTTTTGATCTATGCCGACATCGACATGTGCAGGTTCCTGAGCCAAAGGTCGTGAAGCCGACGAGAACCACGCCGGCCAAGAGGCGGCAGCAGCTGGATCAGGCGCAGAAGCAGAGAGAAGAGCTCGCTGCCTTGCAGGAGCAGCTCAGTGGCCTGCAGGGGAAACTGCTTGAGAAAGATGACGCTCTGAGGTCCGCCGAGAACTTGATCGGCCGCATCAGTGCGGCGAATGCCGCGGTTGATGAGTTGAGAAGCCAGCTCTCTGATAAGGAATCGCTGGTGGAATCTACTGGCTCTGAGTTGCAGGATACAAAGGTATACTGGGTTTGGTTGGTACTTTGTGTTTTGGCTGCAGTTTATGTTGCCAAAGCGCTGCTAATGCATAGCTAGTTACGCGGCGCCTTCATTCCAGAAAACAACATCCTAGCTACCACATTATTGTGTTTGCCTATGAAGATGATGCAGCTACTTCTGGTATAGGACACTCATTCAGAGGACAAGTCTGTCGCTCTTTTTTCGTTTCGATGTATGGTTTTGATAATAGAATGCAAGGTAGCCCAAGGAACATCTTATTCGTTGTCGATCAGAAAATGATACAATTGGATACACAATTGTGTCATGTTTTGCGTGACAATAATTTTTGCACTTTAGTTATCCTGTATGTATGTGCACCATCaactattgatttttttttttgcgagaaatcacCATCAACTATTGATTTGGCTGAACTGCACTGATAAAAAGAAACTCATGCTGATTTGAGGTTCTACCTGAGCTGCTGCTTGGCATTCAATGCTGAGTTGTGATGTTCATGGACCCAAAAATTGCAAATGCAACTGTTCATTAAGCTCCATTTGACTTTTCTTTTGGAGAAAATCTATTTGGCATTATCATACTTATAGTTGATTAGCAATGTATGTCACCGTCATTCTCTCAATGCCATGTCAAAGATGCTTATGTGTCTCTCTGTTTTTTAAAATTGTTGAACAACAGATCCTAAAGAATAAGAGAGGAAAAGGCTAACTCAGTTATTTGTATTTGAACTGGCTTGTATTGTAGTGCTGTATGAGAATATCAAGTTTGCTTCTTCGAAATTGTTTAGTCATGCTTGTTTCTGTCACAAGATAGATTAGATTACTAGTGTGTAATGTAACGTCATGTTACTTATCTCTGTCTCGTGTAGACTCAATGCAATAACTTCATTACTGTTAGCACCGCTAAATACTTCCTGAATTGTTATTATTATTACAGATTATGTTGGCCGACAAGCAAGCAGCATTGGAGAAATTAGAATGGGAGGCAAAGGTGTCAAGTACAAAGGTTGAAGAACTCGAAGTTGATGTTGCCT contains the following coding sequences:
- the LOC124650588 gene encoding protein MICROTUBULE BINDING PROTEIN 2C-like → MAEKPAGPASRSRIRGGLAASAPSSRRVASMAYTAAPNQTKKVPEPKVVKPTRTTPAKRRQQLDQAQKQREELAALQEQLSGLQGKLLEKDDALRSAENLIGRISAANAAVDELRSQLSDKESLVESTGSELQDTKIMLADKQAALEKLEWEAKVSSTKVEELEVDVASMDVEISALMKVFRKITENSRTSYSTERSDDSSLECEPVQLDDLVGDIDMDKMEQEMSAYVTALAAAKDNPTEEFLKAVTEARLRLQAFVL